The stretch of DNA ccaaactccaccttcatctcaggtaccttgccctatgtaatcacatcctatttattcactggggggtgtatcggagctcgagttgaagatgcttcatcaagcccctcagtggacagcaagccaaattagctaacctaataccctaaagattatatgggcaaacaaactcgttaaaAGCTGAAGTTTTGGCAGTTTGAGCGTCTGGAGCCTTCAGATGTGTGTTAACACAATGCCAAGGAGGAAAGACATCAGCAATGATCTTAGAGAAGCAATTGTTGCTGCCGTCAATCTGAGAAGGGTTACAAGTTCATTTTCGAGCAATTTGAAGTCCATCATCATTCAACAGTGAGGAAAATTAGTGGAAGTGGAAGACATTCAAAACAGACACAAATCTTCCCATGAGTGGACGTCCCAGCAAATTCAGACTGTGTAATGCTCAGAGAAATTGCAGACAACCCAAGAACTACACCTCAGACTCTACAGGCCtcagttaacatgttaaatgaTAAAGTTCAAGACAGTAATTAGAAAAAGATGGGACAAGTATGGCATGTTTGGAAGCTTTGCCAAGAGAAAGCATCttctctctaaaaaaaaaaacaaaaaaaaaacatggcagCACGGCTTAGGTTTGCCAAGTTGCATCTGAACAAACCATAAGACTTCTAGAACAATGTCCTTTGGACAGATGAGACCAAAGTGGAAATGTCTGGCCATAATGCATAGTGCCACGTTTGGTGTAAACAAAAAGAGCATATCAGCACAAACACCTCATACCAAAGGTCAAGCCTGCTGGTGAAGGGGTGATGATTTTGGGCTTGTTTTGTAGCCATGGGCCCTGGGCACCTCACAGCCAATGAGTCGACCATGAACTCCTCTGTATACCAAACTTTTCTAGAGTGAAATGCGAGGCCATCTGTCCAGCAGCTAAGGTTTAGCCAAAATTGGGTCATGCAACTGGACAATTATCCTAAGAGCACAAGCAAATCTACAACAGAAtggctgaaaaaaataaaaaaataaataaaggtgtTGCAATGGCCCAGTCGAAGTCCAGACCTCATCCTGACTGAAATGTTGTGGCGTGAACTGTGCATTAACAAATGCCCACAAACCTCAATAAACTGAAGCAACGTTGTAAAGAAGAGTGGGCCAGAATTCCTCCAGAATGATGTGAGAGACTgataaagtcatacagaaaaTGATTACTTCAAGTTATTGCTGCTAAAAGTGGATCTACAGGCAATTGAATCATCCTAACTTTGTCACCCAGGGTTTTTCCATCTTGGCTTTATTTTTGCTAACTAGATAATGACACAGTGTGATATGTCATGTGTTGTTGTTCATCTGAGgttttattttcagaattttaaGACCTGCCAAGCACTAAATGATTTTTTGTTATGTCCTGATACAGAAAACCATGAAATTCAATAGAGTGTCCTAACTTTTTCACATGACTGTATATTTCAACATGAACAGACATTGCTAGACAATTAATGACGATAATctacaaaatattttctttacagctgaaatgttgcacatacaTGTAGCAAGCAATGTATTTatcataatgtactttaaatttctgctgttgttcataaataccacacagcaaaatccccagagttaaatcaactctgctcagagtacatatggtacCTCTatatatagtgttaaagtaacactgaagcagagttaaagttaatgagattaagtgattaattgatgattgagcattagtgatgaacacctgctgttaacaagcacaatcactgaagagaaatacaagaactacaactgacttccagccacagcctaaGGTGAactcaactgaagataaaagacattaaatctctcaaaatctgattaaacaactccacaaacagcatattatctcaTCAACTTTAACTCtgcatcagtgttattttaattatatatagagagggaccatatgttcgctgtcgcctttggcttgcttagttggggacacttgacatttgacttgacattcgaaattcaacagtattcttgacatttattcaacagtgcttttgttctgcctgcattgacactagtATTTAAGTAATATACCATAATATAAGTAATATACCAGtttcaatgtaaagctgctttgacacaatctgcattgtaaaaagcgctatataaataaaggtgacttgactgagcagagttgatttaactctggggattttgctgtgcagTTGTGATGTTGTATAATGTGTCCCAATGTGTCCTTACTGTCCTTCCCAGAGCAGAACAATTGAAATAAATGACACATGTAGTTTGGGATCATTCTGTGATGTATGTTTTTTGCTTTAAATGCGTTATGCACCGCTATTGGAAATTTCTCCTTTCTCCTTCTCTTTTATTATTGCAGTATGTTTTTCTGACTTCTTTACAGCCTTATTAAATAAGACCCCAGGAACAAGGTGATGtagtattttatttcataaaatgtCATATCAGACAAAATCACATCAGGACACCAAATATAGTACAGAGAAAGCTATATATTCAGTACAGTGTGTCTCATTGTATGATCTGAAGAGCTGCTGGATTCAGTGCAGCAGGAAGTAGGAGAGCAGAAAACAGCAGAGGAACAGGAAGCTCTGGGCGACACTCTGAACACCGTTACACAGGTTCCCCTTACAACATGAGATGCCCTGAACATTAGGAACCAATGATGCTGCATCACAAATGGCTTTAGAGATACAGCCTTTTACACCCACTGACTGGCCTCCAAAAGTCCCTGATgaaaggaaagaaaagaaaggTTGATTCATTCGAATCTGGATATTACTAAATGTGATCTGTATCATATGTTTAAACCTAAGAAagtttaatgactttattctcctTCTTCCTTTTCCAGATTCTCACCTGTTGCTTTAATGCAGCGGTTTTCACTCCCTGAACAGGGTAATATGCTTGAGCAGTTCAGTCCATCACAAAAGTAACATATGTTTCCATTTGGGGTGTTAGTGATGGGATCTACAGGAggaaaaataaatttgctttcTTTACAGGGTCCTAGTCACACAAGATAGATGCTCATTGCTCCAATGAAAAATCTCTTTCATTAAAATTGGAACTTTTCTTTCTTGGTAAATGTTTAAGACTATGTAAGTAAACTATGAAGAACAATACCTGGGGCATCTTGGGCATTACACAGGTCGTTGCTACAGCAGTAAGAAGACAGCTTTATTGTGCCGAAGTTGACGGACCCACTCGGACAGCCACTTTCAGGAGCACAACTTTTAACTGTCGCTAGAGAAGTAATGCCACCTAAAAACAAGAATAATACAGGAATGAGTTCAACTGCACATGATTTTGATGGAAACTATATTTATAAATCTGAAAAAGTAGAAAGGCTCCATAATTGTATCGACTCACAGCTGcaaagcagaaagaaaagacaaaaatgatataaaaaatgaccagtgatttaaaaaaaaaaaaaaaatgtttaaaggggacctattatgccacAAGTCTCAGGTGTCCACAGAGTgttgtttcagctcaaaataccccacagatcatttttgagtggaaggataaacatgctgtttttgtgcatgtatctttaaatgcaaatgagctgctgctccccaccccGCTTTACAGAAGAGGGCgcaaaaaaactaacaaaacaacATGGTTTTGATTATTATCTCTATCGCGGTCACGCTTGTGTGACAATGAAGTTCTTTatcatcatgaaagtttattatctGAATGGATTTTAAAGCCATATCAGTCCAAACTTCTGACAAAATGGTTTTCTGAGCGTGTGAATTCTAAgggcttcaaagggctctatgTGATCCCAGActaggaataagggtcttatctagtgaaaagatcggtcattttcttaaaaaaaaaaaatcatatacgttttaaccataaacctgaactagctctcttcttcttcttcttctctatttgaattccagcagtgtagacactgctaagtgtattactgccctccacaggtcaaagtttgaactaattgttatatgcttgcactagcatattgtatattacaatttagtttaaactttgacctGCGGAGGGCAGTGATACAcgattatctgtggggtattttgagctgaaacaacacattcttttgacacctgagacttaatagaccccttaatcgcctacgtcactgtgacgtcaccgctctagctggaggcaaaacataaataagaactAATAGCGGGTgcgctaaaagtttgaggtttaactttaaaatgtcgtcttgttgtgtttttggctgccagaaaagaaggaacaggacttttggttcaaaactaaagttttaccagatcccggcagacattccttcacagaaatctAAAAGATAATTGATAatgcacacttcatatcagttaaaataatcgatgcatatgtaatggtgtgttggttttatctagtacaaatcAACAAGTTTTTTGTGTTATAGGTgaaaagtcgccaactttcagcgcactagctagcttaaatgttaaacaaacatgcagcgatagatgtgtgtgccatcctttgaatggtctcttaaaataatccacattgctagccataatcatagttagcccagcattaggttacattagacaataagctttgacaaaattccccgaaccacccgaaagtaattcatatgttgtctaggaaatatccaaaacttaagttaatttacaaaaatagctgtcacggtcccgcagagtcagtgactgtacatattcgaacagttctgaaccttcttctgcatctatgtttaataaatccctcctaaaacatgctagcttacgcttgtcaacattgagtccagcgtctctttttgcctccagctaagccccgcccaccaggaaacgttgcaatgtttataaacttttaaggggtctataggtataataggtcccctttaaacattttttttaaaaaaatcactggtcatagaattccagcagtgtagacactgctaagtgaaTTACTGCCCTCCGCAGTTCAAAGtctgaactaaattgtcatatacaatatgttagtgcaagtatataacaattagttcaaactttgacctgtggagggcagtaatacagttagcagtgtctacactgctggaattcaaatagagaagaagaagaagagagctagttcaggtttatggttaaaatatatatatatatatatatatattttttttttttaattgaccaATCTTTTCACtggataagacccttattccttgtctgggatcacatagagccctttgaagcccTTAGaattcacattcacaaaaacCATTTATCAGAAGTTTGGTTCAAACAAagtttagttcaaactttgacctgtggagggcagtaatacacttagtagcattctaatagagaagaagaagacgAGAGCTTGTTCAAGACGAgcgtttatggttaaaacgtatatgattttttatttttcttagaaaatgacagattgtttcactagataagacccttattccttgtctgggatcgtgtagagctctttgaagctgcactgaaactgtaattttgaccttcaaccgtttggaggccagtgaagtccactataaggagaataatcctggaatgttttcatcaaaaaccttaatttcttttcaactgaagaaagaaagacatgaacatcttggatgacatgggggtgagtaaattatcagaaattttaatttgaaagtgaactaatcctttaaagtagcccaattgacttggcaacactggctACAATCTGCAAacagcttgttctgagacactgcttaggATTTATGGGAATAAAAAAAagactgggtggatttttactaTTATAGTGTGGTTGTGTACAACACACTTCTGaaacatttatgttcaaacaccatgtaaaagtgaattttgcataataagtCCCCTTTGAAGGTGGAGTATGTCGTTGTTCAAAATTCATTCATTCTATAAGTAATgaaaaagtagtcagattatatTACCTTAAATGCTTAATAGCTAATGGATTATGTTATATACAACTCGattttgaaaatggcgtttatcgcgttttggaaccgaacttttcatatatatatatatatatatatatatatatatatatatatatatatatatatatgaaaagtttggttccaaattttgtcatgtaatttggaatCAGTATACCAACTACAATTTTTAAGTAATCTAATCAGCACTATGAGTTAGCAATTGAGTAGGCTAACACTGTTTAGAGCAACATGAATGTCTCACTTATAATAAACCCATTCAAGGTATCTGCACCaggcacatttttttaaacataaactGGTACATTTGACTTTCTGAACTGGTGCATTACGATATTGCATTGAGGCATCCATGCACTTTGCATACCAACTTGACATGTTTAATCTTTGAAGATCTAAAATGCAGCAGCCATGCCCCAAACACACGCTATTAGaaagatgattgacagatcTGATTGGACTGTTTAGATGGTGCCAAGGAGGCTCAATATTTACAATTTGGGGGAAGTAAACCCTTAAATGGCATACTGATAGTAGTCAGTGAACAATAAACTGGGCTAAGATAAGAATCTTACATACTTATATTGTAGAATAATAATTTGAGAgaaattaaaatgacattttaaagaattaaagaaagaaattaaatcaaaatgaatttAGGTAATATAGAACATTCAATGCATGCAATTATAAATTCTCTCCTGAAAAGAAGTAGACGTTCTGTGACAAGTTCAACATTAATACATTAAACATACAGTTGGAGCACCAGTAAATGATCTCCAGCATTCATTTATAGCAGTAAATCTCAATTAATTATACAGGACTTACCAATATATGCTGTTGCAGCAAAGCAGCTGGGAAATCCATTTGGGCATGGTACCTGGTCACAAGAGCTTGACACACCTGGGCACTGATTACAGACGAGAGAGTGTCCTTTAGTAATAAAAAACAGAGAGACAATGAAAGAGAGAAATCAGTGATCTGTATTTGAATACATATTCAAGCTATTTGTCTTTGTACCTGCAGTGAAAAGAATGAACAGAAGAAAAACTGAGATTTGCAGATCCATCTTTAATCAGGTGAATGATATAACATGCCTGTTTCAGTGTTCATTTTATACTTTATCAAAAGGGGAGGACCTTcatgagaaaaagaaagaaaatgaaatgaaaaccaTAGTAAccatgctatatatatatatatatatatatatatatatatatatatatatatatatatatatatatatatatatatatatatatgcatagaAAACCATGCTCCTtctaagaaatg from Chanodichthys erythropterus isolate Z2021 chromosome 8, ASM2448905v1, whole genome shotgun sequence encodes:
- the LOC137024649 gene encoding urokinase plasminogen activator surface receptor-like, with the protein product MDLQISVFLLFILFTAGHSLVCNQCPGVSSSCDQVPCPNGFPSCFAATAYIGGITSLATVKSCAPESGCPSGSVNFGTIKLSSYCCSNDLCNAQDAPDPITNTPNGNICYFCDGLNCSSILPCSGSENRCIKATGTFGGQSVGVKGCISKAICDAASLVPNVQGISCCKGNLCNGVQSVAQSFLFLCCFLLSYFLLH